From a single Staphylococcus epidermidis genomic region:
- a CDS encoding sirohydrochlorin chelatase, with amino-acid sequence MIGNILVAHGMRKGNQNEALEEFIGTLLKDEQYYYELAFLESETQNLEIIMEKMIKQGITKFRIVPLLIFSAMHYISDIPQILKEMKARYPQIDSKMSAPLGTHPYMKTLVENRIADEKVSEGSTKATIVIAHGNGSGRFTKAHDELKAFVKTLDSHHPVYARALYGTLAFKNDLDKISEQYDELVIVPLFLFDGRLVNKVKRLLGEMTLHSQLHITPSINFDPILRLIIRERLEALDI; translated from the coding sequence ATGATAGGTAATATTCTAGTCGCTCACGGCATGAGAAAAGGAAATCAGAATGAAGCTTTAGAAGAATTTATCGGAACTTTATTAAAAGATGAGCAATATTATTATGAGTTAGCATTTTTAGAAAGTGAAACACAAAATCTTGAAATCATAATGGAGAAGATGATTAAGCAAGGAATTACAAAATTTCGTATTGTACCTTTACTCATTTTTAGTGCAATGCATTATATCAGTGATATTCCACAAATACTTAAAGAGATGAAAGCTCGATATCCACAAATTGATAGTAAAATGAGTGCGCCTCTTGGTACACATCCATATATGAAAACATTAGTAGAAAATAGAATTGCTGATGAAAAAGTCAGTGAAGGTTCAACCAAAGCAACTATAGTAATTGCCCATGGAAATGGAAGTGGACGTTTTACGAAAGCACATGATGAATTAAAAGCATTTGTTAAAACGCTTGATAGTCATCATCCTGTTTATGCAAGAGCTTTATATGGGACATTAGCATTTAAAAATGATTTAGATAAAATCTCAGAGCAATATGACGAGTTAGTCATTGTCCCATTATTTTTATTTGATGGTAGATTGGTGAATAAAGTAAAACGTCTTTTAGGTGAAATGACATTGCATAGTCAATTACACATTACGCCATCGATTAACTTTGATCCAATTTTAAGATTAATTATTAGAGAAAGACTTGAAGCGTTAGATATTTAA
- the nirB gene encoding nitrite reductase large subunit NirB translates to MAKQKLVMIGNGMAGLRTIEEILERSQSQFDITIIGKEPYPNYNRIMLSNILQKKMTVEDTIMNPYDWYQENNIELINNDPVEKVDKENKIVTTSKGIEVEYDICIFATGSKAFVLPIPGSNLPSVIGWRTIDDTNKMIEIAQTKKRAVVIGGGLLGLECARGLLDQGMEVTVLHLADWLMEMQLDRKAGEMLKADLEKQGMKIELQANSKEIIGDKDVEAIKLADGRVIETDLVVMAVGIRPYTEVAKDSGLDVNRGIVVNDYMQTSDSHIYAVGECAEHDGKVYGLVAPLYEQGKVLADYLTGKETKGYKGSTTFTSLKVSGCDLYSAGQIVEDEDVHGVEIFNSVDNIYKKVYLSQGQVVGAVLYGDTDDGSRFYNMMKKHETLEDYTLVSLLHKGDEDAGTSIADMSDDETICGCNGVDKGTIVNAITSKGLTSVDEVTKATKAGNSCGKCKGQIGELLQYTLGDDFIAAKPTGICPCTDLTRDQIVTQIRAKNLKSSKEVRHVLDFKDKDGCPKCRPAINYYLNMVYPFEHRDEKDSRFANERYHANIQNDGTFSVIPQMRGGVTDADQLIRLGEVAKKYNVPLVKVTGSQRVGLYGLKKEELPQVWKDLGMRSASAYGKKTRSVKSCVGKEFCRFGTQYTTRLGIRLEKTFEYIDTPHKFKMGVSGCPRSCVESGVKDFGVISVENGYQIFIGGNGGTDVTVGKLLTTVETEDEVIQLCGALMQYYRETGVYAERTAPWLERMGFENVKNVLLNQEKQKELYLRIMEAKKAVENEPWETIVENKEAQKIFEVEKV, encoded by the coding sequence ATGGCAAAACAAAAACTTGTAATGATTGGTAATGGTATGGCAGGTTTAAGAACGATAGAAGAGATTTTAGAACGTTCACAATCACAATTTGATATTACTATTATTGGGAAAGAACCTTATCCGAACTATAACAGAATTATGTTATCCAATATTTTACAGAAGAAAATGACCGTCGAAGATACAATTATGAATCCTTATGATTGGTATCAAGAGAATAATATTGAACTTATAAATAATGATCCAGTGGAAAAAGTTGATAAAGAAAACAAAATAGTTACTACTTCTAAAGGTATTGAAGTAGAGTATGACATTTGTATTTTCGCTACTGGATCAAAAGCTTTTGTATTACCTATACCAGGTTCAAATCTTCCTAGTGTCATTGGATGGCGAACAATTGATGATACAAATAAAATGATTGAAATTGCCCAAACGAAAAAACGCGCAGTTGTCATTGGTGGAGGTCTTCTAGGCTTAGAGTGTGCCAGAGGACTTCTAGATCAAGGAATGGAAGTGACAGTTCTTCATTTAGCTGATTGGCTCATGGAAATGCAATTGGATCGTAAAGCCGGAGAAATGCTTAAAGCGGATTTAGAAAAGCAAGGTATGAAGATTGAACTTCAAGCAAATTCTAAAGAAATCATTGGTGATAAAGATGTTGAAGCTATTAAATTAGCTGACGGTCGGGTGATTGAAACAGATTTAGTAGTTATGGCTGTTGGTATCAGACCTTATACTGAAGTTGCTAAAGATAGTGGATTAGATGTCAATAGAGGTATTGTTGTAAATGATTATATGCAAACATCTGATTCTCATATTTATGCAGTCGGTGAATGTGCCGAACATGATGGGAAAGTTTATGGATTGGTGGCGCCACTTTATGAACAAGGCAAAGTGCTAGCAGATTATTTAACTGGTAAAGAAACAAAAGGTTATAAAGGATCTACTACTTTCACTTCACTTAAAGTATCTGGTTGTGATTTATATAGTGCAGGGCAAATTGTTGAAGATGAAGATGTCCATGGTGTGGAAATTTTTAATAGTGTCGACAATATCTACAAAAAAGTGTATTTAAGTCAGGGTCAAGTCGTTGGTGCTGTCTTGTATGGTGATACTGATGATGGATCACGATTTTATAATATGATGAAAAAACATGAAACGCTTGAAGATTATACACTTGTTTCTTTATTGCATAAAGGTGATGAAGATGCGGGGACATCTATTGCTGATATGTCTGATGATGAAACGATTTGTGGATGTAATGGTGTTGATAAAGGAACAATCGTCAATGCTATTACAAGTAAAGGTTTAACGTCTGTAGATGAAGTGACTAAAGCAACAAAAGCAGGTAATTCATGTGGTAAGTGTAAAGGTCAAATCGGTGAGTTATTACAATATACATTAGGTGACGACTTTATTGCTGCAAAACCAACAGGTATTTGTCCATGTACTGATTTAACAAGAGACCAAATTGTAACTCAAATCAGGGCTAAAAATCTCAAATCATCAAAAGAAGTACGACACGTTCTTGATTTCAAAGATAAAGATGGTTGTCCTAAATGTCGACCTGCAATTAATTATTATTTAAATATGGTTTATCCTTTTGAACATCGAGACGAAAAAGATTCTCGCTTCGCTAATGAAAGATATCATGCAAATATACAAAATGATGGTACTTTCTCAGTGATTCCTCAAATGCGCGGTGGTGTTACAGATGCTGACCAACTCATTCGATTAGGAGAAGTTGCTAAAAAGTATAACGTACCACTTGTTAAAGTAACAGGTTCGCAACGTGTAGGTTTATATGGATTGAAGAAAGAAGAATTACCACAAGTTTGGAAAGATTTAGGAATGCGTTCTGCTTCTGCTTATGGTAAAAAGACGCGTTCTGTTAAAAGTTGCGTTGGTAAAGAGTTTTGTCGTTTTGGTACACAATACACAACTCGACTAGGAATAAGACTTGAAAAAACATTTGAATATATTGATACACCTCATAAATTTAAAATGGGAGTATCAGGTTGTCCGAGAAGTTGTGTAGAGTCTGGTGTTAAAGATTTTGGCGTCATATCTGTTGAAAATGGCTACCAAATATTTATCGGAGGTAATGGTGGTACTGATGTTACTGTAGGTAAATTGTTAACGACAGTTGAAACCGAAGATGAAGTGATTCAATTATGTGGTGCCCTCATGCAGTATTACAGAGAAACAGGTGTTTACGCTGAAAGAACAGCACCATGGTTAGAACGTATGGGCTTTGAAAATGTCAAGAATGTCTTATTAAATCAAGAAAAGCAAAAAGAACTGTATTTAAGAATTATGGAAGCCAAAAAAGCTGTTGAGAATGAACCATGGGAAACTATTGTTGAAAATAAAGAAGCACAAAAAATCTTTGAAGTTGAGAAGGTGTAA
- the cobA gene encoding uroporphyrinogen-III C-methyltransferase encodes MSITYPGTVYLIGAGPGNPNLLTKKAERLIRSADVILFDRLVNPFILQYASSQTKVINVGKKPYCKHIQQEEINQKIVEAANQYQCVVRLKGGDPAIFGRITEEVQTLENHHIHYEIVPGVTSASAAVATMNMGLTMRSIAPSVTFSTGHFKDSVNHDTDIRNLINGGTLAIYMGVKRLGQIIKQIESYTNEDYPIAIVFNASCYNEKIVIGHLSTIEEQLVSQQLEGHPGICILGNILDDINRTLLNNNKNDKGNLYLIKGDKERAIAKAETLYDEGIQCLIDFDHSYHISQQNVYNEMIKHKSIKTIYV; translated from the coding sequence ATGTCTATAACTTATCCTGGCACAGTATATCTAATCGGTGCAGGACCAGGCAATCCAAACTTATTAACTAAAAAAGCTGAACGGTTAATTAGATCAGCTGACGTGATTTTATTTGATCGTCTCGTAAATCCTTTCATCTTACAGTATGCTTCTTCTCAAACAAAAGTGATCAATGTGGGAAAGAAACCTTATTGTAAACACATTCAACAAGAGGAGATTAATCAAAAAATTGTTGAAGCAGCTAATCAATATCAATGTGTGGTGAGACTAAAGGGAGGAGATCCTGCGATTTTTGGTAGAATTACAGAAGAAGTACAAACATTAGAAAATCATCATATTCATTACGAGATTGTCCCTGGTGTGACATCAGCAAGTGCTGCCGTAGCAACTATGAATATGGGATTAACGATGCGTTCTATCGCACCGAGTGTGACTTTCTCAACTGGTCATTTTAAAGATTCGGTTAATCACGATACGGATATTAGGAACTTGATTAATGGAGGCACTTTAGCTATTTATATGGGTGTGAAAAGATTAGGTCAAATTATTAAACAAATTGAATCATATACGAATGAAGACTACCCCATTGCAATAGTGTTTAATGCTTCCTGCTACAATGAAAAGATTGTTATAGGTCATTTAAGTACGATTGAAGAACAATTGGTTTCTCAACAACTAGAAGGTCATCCAGGCATATGCATTTTAGGTAATATACTTGATGACATTAATCGTACGTTATTGAATAATAATAAGAATGACAAGGGAAATCTATATTTAATCAAGGGAGATAAAGAACGTGCAATTGCAAAGGCTGAAACTTTATATGATGAAGGAATCCAATGTCTGATTGATTTTGACCATAGCTACCACATTTCTCAACAAAACGTGTATAACGAAATGATTAAACACAAGAGTATTAAAACAATATATGTATAA
- the nirD gene encoding nitrite reductase small subunit NirD, which produces MKAKEKIKVTTMNEMIPQIGKKVVVNEKEIGIFLTDNGDLYAIGNICPHKEGPLSEGTVSGDYVYCPLHDQKIALKTGEVQQPDTGCVETYEVEVIDGDIYLCL; this is translated from the coding sequence ATGAAAGCTAAAGAAAAGATTAAAGTTACAACAATGAATGAAATGATTCCTCAAATAGGCAAAAAAGTAGTTGTAAACGAAAAAGAAATAGGTATTTTTCTCACAGATAATGGTGATTTATATGCCATTGGAAATATATGTCCACATAAAGAAGGACCGTTGTCTGAAGGGACTGTAAGTGGTGATTATGTTTACTGTCCGTTACACGATCAAAAAATAGCTTTAAAAACTGGAGAAGTACAACAACCTGATACAGGATGTGTAGAGACATACGAAGTAGAAGTTATTGATGGAGATATTTACTTATGTCTATAA